From a single Myotis daubentonii chromosome 5, mMyoDau2.1, whole genome shotgun sequence genomic region:
- the CERS1 gene encoding ceramide synthase 1 isoform X1 translates to MGRNATTPGLLRWWSLPLPLGTQHLRAPGSWTPRPAQRPPRRRSLRLPRPSVPGLRPAPPARLRRVTRGAQLRRAGWRTGAGGGDGRPASGMAAAATTAGPAGPEPMPSYAQLVQRSWGSAVAAARGCVDCGWGLALRGLTEHAHLAPPELLLLALGALGWTVLRSAATTRLFRPLAKRCRLQPRDAAKMPESAWKFLFYLGTWSYSAYLLFGTDYPFFHDPPSVFYDWTPGMAVPRDIAAAYLLQGSFYGHSIYATLYMDAWRKDSVVMLVHHVVTLVLIVSSYAFRYHSVGILVLFLHDISDVQLEFTKLNVYFKSRGGSHHPLHALAADLGCLSFSLSWFWFRLYWFPLKVLYATCHCSLRSVPDIPFYFFFNALLLLLTVMNLYWFLYIVAFAAKVLTGQVRELKDVREYDASEAPSPKPSKAEKPLRNGLVKDKRF, encoded by the exons ATGGGACGCAACGCGACAACACCGGGACTTCTCCGCTGGTGGtccctgccgctgcctctgggcACCCAGCACCTGCGTGCCCCCGGATCGTGGACGCCGCGCCCGGCCCAGCGTCCCCCGCGGAGGCGGAGCTTGCGTCTGCCCCGCCCCTCTGTCCCCGGGCTCCGGCCGGCGCCCCCCGCCCGGCTGCGGCGCGTGACGCGGGGCGCGCAGCTCCGGCGGGCGGGCTGGCGGACAGGCGCAGGCGGTGGAGACGGCCGGCCAGCGAGCGGCATGGCGGCGGCGGCAACCACGGCGGGCCCGGCGGGGCCCGAGCCCATGCCGAGCTACGCGCAGCTCGTGCAGCGCAGCTGGGGCAGCGCGGTGGCGGCGGCGCGGGGCTGCGTGGACTGCGGCTGGGGGCTGGCGCTCCGGGGCCTGACCGAGCACGCGCACCTGGCGCCCcccgagctgctgctgctggcgctCGGCGCGCTCGGCTGGACCGTGCTGCGCTCAGCGGCCACCACGCGCCTCTTTCGG cccctggccAAGCGGTGCCGCCTCCAGCCTAGAGATGCCGCCAAGATGCCTGAGAGCGCCTGGAAGTTCCTCTTCTACCTGGGCACCTGGAGCTACAGTGCCTACCTGCTCTTCGGCACTGACTACCCCTTCTTCCACGACCCACCCTCTGTCTTCTATG ACTGGACACCGGGCATGGCCGTGCCTCGGGACATCGCGGCCGCCTATCTGCTGCAGGGAAGCTTCTACGGCCATTCCATCTACGCCACGCTGTACATGGACGCCTGGCGCAAGGACTCAGTGGTCATGCTCGTCCACCACGTGGTCACCCTGGTCCTCATTGTCTCCTCCTATGCCTTCCG GTACCACAGCGTGGGCATCCTGGTGCTCTTCCTGCACGACATCAGCGACGTGCAGCTGGAGTTCACCAAGCTCAATGTTTATTTCAAGTCCCGCGGCGGCTCCCACCACCCTCTGCACGCCCTGGCTGCGGACCTGGGCTGCCTCAGCTTCAGCCTCAGCTG GTTCTGGTTCCGCCTCTACTGGTTCCCACTCAAGGTCCTGTATGCCACCTGCCACTGCAGCCTGCGCTCGGTGCCTGACATTCCCTTCTACTTCTTCTTCAACGCGCTCCTGCTGCTCCTCACTGTCATGAACCTTTACTGGTTCCTG TACATCGTGGCTTTTGCTGCCAAGGTGCTGACGGGCCAGGTTCGGGAGCTGAAGGACGTCCGGGAATACGATGCATCCGAGGCCCCGAGCCCCAAGCCCAGCAAAGCTGA AAAGCCGCTGAGGAACGGTTTGGTGAAGGACAAGCGCTTCTGA
- the CERS1 gene encoding ceramide synthase 1 isoform X2 yields MGRNATTPGLLRWWSLPLPLGTQHLRAPGSWTPRPAQRPPRRRSLRLPRPSVPGLRPAPPARLRRVTRGAQLRRAGWRTGAGGGDGRPASGMAAAATTAGPAGPEPMPSYAQLVQRSWGSAVAAARGCVDCGWGLALRGLTEHAHLAPPELLLLALGALGWTVLRSAATTRLFRPLAKRCRLQPRDAAKMPESAWKFLFYLGTWSYSAYLLFGTDYPFFHDPPSVFYDWTPGMAVPRDIAAAYLLQGSFYGHSIYATLYMDAWRKDSVVMLVHHVVTLVLIVSSYAFRYHSVGILVLFLHDISDVQLEFTKLNVYFKSRGGSHHPLHALAADLGCLSFSLSWFWFRLYWFPLKVLYATCHCSLRSVPDIPFYFFFNALLLLLTVMNLYWFLYIVAFAAKVLTGQVRELKDVREYDASEAPSPKPSKAE; encoded by the exons ATGGGACGCAACGCGACAACACCGGGACTTCTCCGCTGGTGGtccctgccgctgcctctgggcACCCAGCACCTGCGTGCCCCCGGATCGTGGACGCCGCGCCCGGCCCAGCGTCCCCCGCGGAGGCGGAGCTTGCGTCTGCCCCGCCCCTCTGTCCCCGGGCTCCGGCCGGCGCCCCCCGCCCGGCTGCGGCGCGTGACGCGGGGCGCGCAGCTCCGGCGGGCGGGCTGGCGGACAGGCGCAGGCGGTGGAGACGGCCGGCCAGCGAGCGGCATGGCGGCGGCGGCAACCACGGCGGGCCCGGCGGGGCCCGAGCCCATGCCGAGCTACGCGCAGCTCGTGCAGCGCAGCTGGGGCAGCGCGGTGGCGGCGGCGCGGGGCTGCGTGGACTGCGGCTGGGGGCTGGCGCTCCGGGGCCTGACCGAGCACGCGCACCTGGCGCCCcccgagctgctgctgctggcgctCGGCGCGCTCGGCTGGACCGTGCTGCGCTCAGCGGCCACCACGCGCCTCTTTCGG cccctggccAAGCGGTGCCGCCTCCAGCCTAGAGATGCCGCCAAGATGCCTGAGAGCGCCTGGAAGTTCCTCTTCTACCTGGGCACCTGGAGCTACAGTGCCTACCTGCTCTTCGGCACTGACTACCCCTTCTTCCACGACCCACCCTCTGTCTTCTATG ACTGGACACCGGGCATGGCCGTGCCTCGGGACATCGCGGCCGCCTATCTGCTGCAGGGAAGCTTCTACGGCCATTCCATCTACGCCACGCTGTACATGGACGCCTGGCGCAAGGACTCAGTGGTCATGCTCGTCCACCACGTGGTCACCCTGGTCCTCATTGTCTCCTCCTATGCCTTCCG GTACCACAGCGTGGGCATCCTGGTGCTCTTCCTGCACGACATCAGCGACGTGCAGCTGGAGTTCACCAAGCTCAATGTTTATTTCAAGTCCCGCGGCGGCTCCCACCACCCTCTGCACGCCCTGGCTGCGGACCTGGGCTGCCTCAGCTTCAGCCTCAGCTG GTTCTGGTTCCGCCTCTACTGGTTCCCACTCAAGGTCCTGTATGCCACCTGCCACTGCAGCCTGCGCTCGGTGCCTGACATTCCCTTCTACTTCTTCTTCAACGCGCTCCTGCTGCTCCTCACTGTCATGAACCTTTACTGGTTCCTG TACATCGTGGCTTTTGCTGCCAAGGTGCTGACGGGCCAGGTTCGGGAGCTGAAGGACGTCCGGGAATACGATGCATCCGAGGCCCCGAGCCCCAAGCCCAGCAAAGCTGA GTGA